Proteins encoded together in one Vicinamibacterales bacterium window:
- a CDS encoding carboxypeptidase regulatory-like domain-containing protein translates to MLVPALARAQSVFTGTVKDTSGAVMPGVTVEAASPALIEGVRSAITDENGGYRIVDLRPGTYKLTYTLPGFNTVIRDGVELQANFTATINIDLTVGTLQESVTVSGASPVVDVQSNAKQQVLTRDMLSAVPTSGTIQGLGQLVVGVTLNVPDVGGSRAMQQTYFAVRGQGGAQTVVLVDGMMTNGLMGDGAVQAYHNESMTQEAVYQTAGGNAETLTGGVNMNLIPKDGGNQFRGGFKGFKSPKKWQGNNLTDDLRAIGVSAVDKIDNFYEWNVEQGGPIMKNKLWFFGAFRRAKYDRPIANTFYTPENVPFPVGFQQCRTGAAQCEQGISDEKMNNPVVRLTWQASDRNKVAVYMDRALRLRGHAMGANTDPRTASVIWNTPNFSTGSLKWTSTVSSKLLLEVGTSYNRERYDNLYQPGVLAERGTAAWYRNVRRNDTSTGALWGASGAQLGNYPDRYNVQAAASYVSGSHTVKVGLSQQFGKYPRYNNANGDLYQTYNNGIPTQVSVLNTPLRVEESLDANFGIYAQDTWSMDRLTLNYGARFDINKQTIVGQAAQVGRFANVPAYSDIAFPTWKDFSPRVSAIYDISGNGKTAIRAGFNKFVTAQTTGFAQLYNPTALTTFALPWTDSNGDDMAQGERGCTYLTAGCEINFANLPANFGVRSLAQFDPDIKRPYSLAMNVGVTRELFSGFSLAAEFYRINFKNLTMRTNSLLNADSYNRFNVVSPLDGSVIPAWVIKPAFRGQVANVDSTSDEMKRNYNGVDINFNARLPRGVRAFGGFNLERSINDVCVSAASDPNRSLYCDQSESGIPWQKQFKATVVYPLPFFGISVSGSWQSLNGYLTGSAAQAYGGFTAGTGFDRPNGQATYWQLTSATRYAANCTGPCTPGALVLPELAASGVANIQVPLVAPETEYTPRINQFDFSVSKKLQLGGLTMVPKMDLFNALNSDDYSSVATVQYGAATYKQPSVVLQGRIIRVGVDVSW, encoded by the coding sequence GTGCTCGTGCCGGCGTTGGCGCGGGCGCAGAGTGTCTTTACCGGAACCGTGAAAGACACCTCGGGCGCGGTGATGCCCGGTGTGACCGTGGAAGCGGCCAGCCCCGCCCTGATCGAAGGCGTGCGCTCGGCCATTACCGACGAGAACGGTGGCTACCGCATCGTTGACCTGCGGCCTGGCACCTACAAGCTCACCTACACGCTGCCCGGGTTCAACACCGTGATCCGCGACGGCGTCGAACTGCAGGCCAACTTCACGGCCACCATCAACATTGATCTGACGGTGGGCACCTTGCAGGAGTCGGTCACGGTCTCCGGCGCCTCGCCGGTGGTGGACGTGCAGAGCAACGCCAAGCAGCAGGTGCTCACGCGCGACATGCTGAGCGCGGTGCCGACGTCCGGCACCATCCAGGGCCTGGGCCAGCTCGTGGTCGGCGTCACGCTCAACGTGCCCGACGTCGGCGGCTCGCGCGCCATGCAGCAGACCTACTTCGCGGTGCGCGGCCAGGGCGGCGCCCAGACGGTCGTGCTGGTGGACGGCATGATGACCAACGGCCTGATGGGCGACGGCGCCGTGCAGGCCTACCACAACGAATCGATGACGCAGGAAGCCGTCTACCAGACGGCCGGCGGCAACGCCGAAACCCTCACCGGCGGCGTCAACATGAACCTGATTCCGAAAGACGGCGGCAACCAGTTCCGCGGCGGGTTCAAGGGCTTCAAGTCGCCCAAGAAATGGCAGGGCAACAACCTGACCGACGACCTGCGCGCGATCGGGGTCAGCGCCGTGGACAAGATCGACAACTTCTACGAGTGGAACGTTGAACAGGGCGGTCCGATCATGAAGAACAAGCTGTGGTTCTTCGGCGCCTTCCGCCGCGCCAAGTACGACCGCCCGATTGCCAACACCTTCTACACGCCCGAGAACGTGCCGTTCCCGGTGGGCTTCCAGCAGTGCCGCACGGGCGCCGCGCAGTGCGAGCAGGGCATCTCCGACGAGAAGATGAACAACCCGGTGGTGCGCCTCACCTGGCAGGCATCCGATCGTAACAAGGTGGCGGTCTACATGGATCGCGCGCTGCGTCTCCGCGGCCACGCCATGGGCGCCAACACCGACCCGCGCACGGCGTCGGTGATCTGGAACACGCCGAACTTCTCGACCGGATCGCTCAAGTGGACCTCGACGGTCTCGTCGAAGCTGCTGCTCGAAGTGGGCACCTCGTACAACCGCGAACGCTATGACAACCTCTACCAGCCCGGCGTGCTCGCCGAGCGTGGCACGGCGGCCTGGTACCGCAACGTGCGCCGGAACGACACCAGCACTGGCGCGCTCTGGGGCGCGTCGGGCGCACAGCTCGGCAACTACCCCGACCGCTACAACGTGCAGGCGGCGGCGTCGTACGTGTCCGGTTCGCACACCGTGAAGGTGGGCCTGTCGCAGCAGTTCGGCAAGTACCCGCGCTACAACAATGCCAACGGCGACCTCTACCAGACCTACAACAACGGCATTCCGACCCAGGTCTCCGTCCTGAACACCCCGCTGCGCGTCGAAGAGTCGCTTGACGCCAACTTCGGGATCTACGCGCAGGACACCTGGAGCATGGACCGGCTGACGCTGAACTACGGCGCGCGCTTCGACATCAACAAGCAGACCATCGTCGGCCAGGCGGCCCAGGTGGGGCGCTTTGCGAACGTGCCGGCCTACAGCGACATCGCGTTCCCGACGTGGAAGGACTTCTCGCCGCGCGTGTCGGCGATCTACGACATCTCGGGCAACGGCAAGACGGCCATCCGCGCGGGCTTCAACAAGTTCGTTACCGCGCAGACGACCGGATTCGCGCAGCTCTACAACCCGACGGCGCTGACGACCTTCGCCTTGCCGTGGACCGACTCGAACGGCGACGACATGGCCCAGGGCGAGCGCGGCTGCACCTACCTGACCGCCGGCTGCGAGATCAACTTCGCCAACCTGCCCGCTAACTTCGGCGTCCGCTCGCTGGCCCAGTTCGATCCCGACATCAAGCGTCCGTACTCGCTGGCGATGAACGTCGGTGTCACCAGGGAGCTGTTCAGCGGCTTCTCGCTGGCGGCTGAGTTCTACCGCATCAACTTCAAGAACCTCACCATGCGCACGAACAGCCTGCTGAACGCGGACAGCTACAACCGCTTCAACGTGGTGAGTCCCCTCGACGGCAGCGTCATTCCCGCCTGGGTCATCAAGCCGGCGTTCCGCGGCCAGGTCGCCAACGTCGACAGCACGAGCGATGAGATGAAGCGCAACTACAACGGCGTCGACATCAACTTCAACGCGCGTCTGCCGCGCGGCGTCCGTGCCTTCGGCGGCTTCAACCTCGAGCGCTCGATCAACGACGTGTGCGTGTCGGCGGCCAGCGATCCAAACCGCTCGCTCTATTGCGACCAGTCCGAGAGCGGCATTCCGTGGCAGAAGCAGTTCAAGGCCACGGTGGTCTACCCGCTGCCGTTCTTCGGCATCTCGGTGAGCGGTTCGTGGCAGAGCCTGAACGGTTACCTCACGGGCTCGGCGGCGCAGGCCTACGGCGGCTTCACGGCCGGCACCGGCTTCGACCGTCCGAACGGCCAGGCCACCTACTGGCAGCTGACCTCGGCCACCCGCTATGCGGCCAACTGCACGGGTCCCTGCACGCCGGGCGCGTTGGTGCTGCCCGAACTCGCCGCCAGCGGCGTGGCGAACATCCAGGTGCCGCTAGTGGCGCCGGAGACTGAGTACACCCCGCGCATCAACCAGTTCGACTTCTCGGTGAGCAAGAAGCTCCAGCTCGGCGGGTTGACCATGGTTCCGAAGATGGACCTGTTCAACGCGCTCAACTCGGATGACTACTCGTCGGTGGCGACGGTGCAGTACGGCGCCGCCACTTACAAGCAGCCGTCGGTGGTCCTCCAGGGCCGCATCATCCGCGTCGGCGTTGACGTGAGCTGGTAA
- a CDS encoding class I SAM-dependent rRNA methyltransferase produces MLPTAIVNAKGEDRIRSGHPWIYRSDVMDVSDVEPGIVVRVRGPRHRELGHALFSDQSQITLRMIARDDRAIDEAFWRGRLERAIRFRDVLAIDATAYRLVHGEADLLPSLIVDRYGDYLVMQTLSQGMDRLTPALVPLLVELTGARGVLARNDPKVRLLEGLEQKVEVLYGAVPETISVREAGVTYDVDPWRGQKTGLFLDQRENREAAARYAHGALLDCFSYNGGFALALAPRCQTVEALDVSADAVARITANAAANGVTNLTAREANVFDELRHMERDGARYDTIVLDPPAFAKNKASIQNALAGYKEINLRALRLLAPGGYLITCSCSYNVDEGMFAQAVFEASVDAHTPVTVVEKRMQGRDHPVLLGVPETYYLKCLILRKLA; encoded by the coding sequence GTGCTTCCCACCGCCATCGTCAACGCCAAGGGCGAGGACCGCATCCGCAGCGGCCACCCCTGGATCTACCGGTCGGACGTCATGGACGTGTCCGACGTCGAGCCGGGCATCGTCGTCCGGGTGCGCGGGCCGCGCCACCGCGAGCTGGGCCACGCGCTGTTCAGCGACCAGTCGCAAATCACGCTGCGCATGATCGCGCGCGACGATCGCGCGATCGACGAGGCGTTCTGGCGCGGGCGCCTCGAGCGCGCCATCCGCTTCCGCGACGTCCTCGCGATCGACGCCACCGCGTATCGCCTCGTGCACGGCGAGGCCGACCTGCTGCCGTCGCTGATCGTGGATCGCTACGGCGACTACCTGGTGATGCAGACGCTGTCGCAGGGCATGGATCGGCTGACGCCGGCGCTGGTGCCGCTGCTCGTGGAGCTGACCGGCGCCAGGGGCGTGCTGGCGCGGAACGATCCCAAAGTGCGGTTGCTCGAGGGCCTGGAGCAGAAGGTCGAGGTCCTTTACGGCGCGGTGCCCGAGACCATCAGCGTGCGCGAGGCCGGCGTGACCTACGACGTCGATCCGTGGCGCGGGCAGAAGACCGGGTTGTTTCTCGACCAACGCGAGAACCGGGAAGCGGCCGCGCGCTACGCGCACGGGGCCCTGCTGGATTGTTTCAGCTACAACGGCGGCTTTGCGCTGGCGCTGGCGCCGCGTTGCCAGACCGTGGAGGCCCTCGACGTGTCAGCCGACGCGGTGGCCCGCATCACGGCCAACGCGGCGGCCAACGGCGTCACCAATCTCACCGCCCGCGAGGCCAACGTGTTCGACGAGCTCCGGCACATGGAACGGGACGGCGCCCGTTACGACACCATCGTGTTGGACCCGCCCGCCTTCGCCAAGAACAAGGCGTCCATCCAGAACGCCCTGGCCGGCTACAAGGAAATCAACCTCCGCGCCCTGCGCCTGCTGGCCCCCGGCGGCTATCTGATCACGTGCAGTTGCTCGTACAACGTGGACGAGGGGATGTTTGCCCAGGCGGTGTTCGAGGCCTCCGTGGACGCCCATACCCCCGTAACTGTGGTGGAAAAACGCATGCAGGGGCGGGATCACCCGGTGCTTTTGGGGGTGCCGGAGACCTATTACCTGAAGTGCCTGATCCTCCGCAAACTGGCCTAA
- the rpiB gene encoding ribose 5-phosphate isomerase B, with the protein MHIALAADHAGFYLKDSLKRTLDELGVTYQDFGTTSAASVDYPDFAQAVAAGVASGQFDRGILVCGTGIGMAIAANKVPGVRAAPVVDTDTARLAREHNDLNVLTLGARVTPEVRAREIVKVFLETPFEGGRHAGRVEKIHRIEKSRV; encoded by the coding sequence ATGCACATCGCGCTCGCCGCCGACCACGCGGGGTTCTACCTCAAGGACTCGCTGAAGCGCACGCTCGACGAGCTGGGCGTCACCTACCAGGACTTCGGCACCACCTCCGCGGCGTCGGTGGACTACCCCGACTTCGCGCAGGCGGTGGCCGCCGGGGTGGCGAGCGGGCAATTCGATCGCGGCATCCTGGTCTGCGGCACCGGCATCGGGATGGCGATTGCCGCCAACAAGGTGCCGGGCGTCCGCGCCGCGCCGGTGGTTGACACCGACACCGCCAGGCTGGCCCGCGAGCACAACGACCTCAACGTGCTCACGCTCGGCGCCCGCGTCACGCCGGAAGTGCGCGCCCGGGAGATCGTCAAGGTCTTCCTGGAAACACCGTTCGAGGGCGGACGCCACGCCGGCCGCGTCGAGAAGATCCACCGCATCGAGAAATCACGGGTCTGA
- a CDS encoding cytochrome c, which produces MANGIFGRVLSGAVGVMGLLALPASLSAQTTATPTFTKDVAPIFQNKCESCHRPDSIAPFSLITYEEARPWARSIRDRVASRNMPPWHIDKTVGIQHYKDDRSLSDKEIDTIVKWAANGAPKGDLKDMPKPVKWEEGNGWNYASKFGGPPDLIIKSPKYTQKAVAMDAWYKPVVDVPVTEPRWVRAIEMRPGSLKGRKITHHALAYLMQDEKEAVSSGLLSADADSGAGLFMEWAVNKQGELMRPNTGKLLMPGAKIRWDIHYSDGGEDITDDVELGIYFYPKGQEPKYRTMLSLYSGVTGGNRNLDIAPNSISVGQNFHVMRKAGRVENFQPHMHLRGKAMMVEAILPNGTQQVLGYVPNFEFNWMNNYVFDDDYAPLLPKGTILKVTAWHDNTTAKKSNPDPNQWIGWGDRTVDEMAHAWINITYMGDDDFTKEVDARKAKLATTTERQQQQ; this is translated from the coding sequence ATGGCTAACGGTATTTTCGGCCGGGTTTTGAGTGGAGCGGTGGGCGTGATGGGCCTCCTGGCTCTTCCTGCGTCGCTCTCAGCTCAGACGACCGCGACGCCGACGTTCACGAAGGACGTCGCGCCAATTTTTCAGAACAAGTGCGAGTCGTGCCACCGGCCGGACTCGATCGCACCGTTCTCGCTGATCACTTACGAGGAGGCGCGTCCGTGGGCGCGTTCGATTCGCGATCGCGTGGCGTCGCGCAACATGCCGCCCTGGCACATCGACAAGACGGTCGGCATCCAGCACTACAAGGATGACCGCTCGCTGAGCGACAAGGAAATCGACACCATCGTGAAGTGGGCCGCCAACGGCGCGCCGAAGGGCGACCTCAAGGACATGCCCAAGCCGGTCAAGTGGGAAGAGGGCAACGGCTGGAACTACGCCAGCAAGTTCGGCGGCCCGCCCGACCTGATCATCAAGTCGCCCAAGTACACGCAGAAGGCCGTGGCCATGGACGCCTGGTACAAGCCCGTCGTCGACGTGCCGGTGACCGAGCCCCGCTGGGTTCGCGCCATCGAAATGCGCCCGGGTTCGCTGAAGGGCCGCAAGATCACCCATCACGCGCTGGCCTACCTGATGCAGGACGAGAAGGAAGCCGTGAGCTCCGGCCTGTTGAGCGCTGATGCCGACAGCGGCGCCGGCCTCTTCATGGAATGGGCCGTCAACAAGCAGGGCGAGCTGATGCGTCCGAACACCGGCAAGCTGCTGATGCCCGGCGCCAAGATCCGCTGGGACATCCACTACAGCGACGGTGGCGAAGACATCACCGATGACGTCGAACTCGGCATCTACTTCTACCCGAAGGGTCAGGAGCCCAAGTACCGCACGATGCTGTCGCTCTACAGCGGCGTCACCGGCGGCAACCGCAACCTCGACATCGCGCCGAACTCGATCAGCGTGGGCCAGAACTTCCACGTCATGCGCAAGGCCGGCCGCGTCGAGAACTTCCAGCCGCACATGCACCTCCGCGGCAAGGCGATGATGGTTGAAGCCATCCTGCCGAACGGCACCCAGCAGGTGCTCGGCTACGTCCCGAACTTCGAGTTCAACTGGATGAACAACTACGTGTTCGACGACGACTACGCGCCGCTGCTGCCGAAGGGCACGATCCTCAAGGTCACCGCGTGGCACGACAACACCACCGCCAAGAAGAGCAACCCCGACCCGAATCAGTGGATCGGCTGGGGCGACCGCACGGTCGATGAAATGGCGCACGCGTGGATCAACATCACCTACATGGGCGACGACGACTTCACCAAGGAAGTCGACGCGCGCAAGGCCAAGCTGGCGACGACCACCGAACGCCAGCAGCAGCAGTAA
- a CDS encoding tetratricopeptide repeat protein has protein sequence MTHFSTNRRRQGFGAQARIVTILLASVLAASAAFAQSTMIKGKVVDAKGEPMVGVAITIEGVGRSRKLTTKTDKRGEYIQLLTESGQYKVTATDAKIGAAETMLRVVLGKVSEANIVLAPTTAANNEAKAAELRKVFDEGVAASRTGNHDAAIEKFQAALAVSPACFDCLYNIGVAYLAKKDDKQAEETWKKALELKPDYTEALNALSTLYNNQKRFDEASAMSAKAASAGGGGSGSADATFNQGIILWNQGKIADAKAKFEETIKANPAHADAHYQLGMALLNEGKLPDAVAAFETYVKLEPNGQYATQAKGMIAQLKK, from the coding sequence ATGACACACTTTTCCACGAACCGCCGTCGCCAAGGCTTCGGCGCCCAGGCCCGCATCGTCACGATCTTGCTCGCGTCCGTCCTGGCGGCGTCCGCCGCCTTCGCGCAATCCACGATGATCAAGGGCAAAGTGGTTGACGCCAAGGGCGAGCCGATGGTCGGCGTGGCCATCACCATCGAGGGCGTGGGCCGCAGCCGCAAGCTGACCACCAAGACCGACAAGCGCGGCGAGTACATCCAGTTGCTGACCGAGTCGGGCCAGTACAAGGTGACCGCCACCGACGCCAAGATCGGCGCCGCCGAGACGATGCTGCGCGTCGTCCTCGGCAAGGTCAGCGAGGCCAACATCGTGCTGGCGCCGACCACCGCCGCGAACAACGAAGCCAAGGCGGCGGAACTGCGGAAGGTGTTCGACGAAGGCGTCGCCGCCAGCCGCACCGGCAATCACGACGCCGCGATCGAGAAGTTCCAGGCCGCGCTCGCCGTGTCGCCGGCCTGTTTCGACTGCCTCTACAACATCGGCGTCGCCTATCTCGCGAAGAAAGACGACAAGCAGGCCGAGGAGACGTGGAAGAAGGCGCTCGAGCTGAAGCCCGACTACACCGAGGCGCTCAACGCGCTCTCCACGCTCTACAACAACCAGAAGCGCTTCGACGAAGCCTCGGCAATGAGCGCGAAGGCGGCTTCGGCCGGCGGCGGCGGCAGCGGCAGCGCCGACGCCACCTTCAACCAGGGCATCATTCTCTGGAACCAGGGCAAGATCGCCGACGCCAAGGCCAAGTTCGAAGAGACCATCAAGGCGAACCCGGCTCACGCCGACGCCCACTACCAGCTCGGCATGGCGCTGCTGAACGAAGGCAAGCTGCCGGACGCCGTGGCCGCGTTCGAGACCTACGTCAAGCTCGAGCCGAACGGCCAGTACGCGACGCAGGCCAAGGGCATGATCGCGCAGCTCAAGAAATAA
- the glyA gene encoding serine hydroxymethyltransferase produces the protein MDNLSLMQRSLAQSDPEIAAAIANETARQAEGLELIASENFVSSAVLEAAGSVMTNKYAEGYPGKRYYGGCEFVDVAETLAIARAKALFGADHVNVQPHSGAQANMAVFFTLLKPGDVVLGMNLAHGGHLTHGHPLNFSGKLYTIVPYGVRQDDERVDYDEFERLAEQHQPKMIIAGASAYPRAFDFARMGEVARRVGAPLMVDMAHIAGLVAGGQHPSPVPHADFVTTTTHKTLRGPRGGMVMCREQYAKDLDRAVFPGVQGGPLMHVIAAKAVCFREAATPEFAAYQKQLVTNAKRLAAAMTASGFRIVSGGTDNHIVLVDVFSKGITGKVAEAALGQAGITVNKNAIPFDRNPPMVASGVRLGTPAVTTRGMGEAEMDLIAGFITRALATPEDARALTMIKAEVEQLCRKFPLYPERRG, from the coding sequence ATGGACAACCTGTCATTGATGCAGCGGTCGCTCGCGCAATCGGATCCGGAGATTGCCGCGGCCATCGCCAACGAAACCGCGCGGCAGGCCGAAGGCCTGGAGCTGATCGCGTCGGAGAACTTCGTCAGCAGCGCCGTGCTCGAAGCCGCCGGCTCGGTGATGACCAACAAGTACGCCGAAGGCTACCCGGGCAAGCGCTACTACGGCGGCTGCGAGTTCGTGGACGTCGCCGAAACGCTGGCCATCGCCCGCGCCAAGGCGCTGTTCGGCGCCGACCACGTCAACGTGCAGCCCCACTCCGGGGCGCAGGCCAACATGGCCGTCTTCTTCACGCTGCTCAAGCCCGGCGACGTGGTGCTCGGCATGAACCTCGCGCACGGCGGGCACCTCACCCACGGGCACCCGCTGAACTTCTCCGGCAAGCTCTACACGATCGTGCCGTACGGCGTGCGCCAGGACGACGAGCGGGTCGATTACGACGAGTTCGAGCGGCTGGCCGAACAGCACCAGCCGAAGATGATCATCGCTGGCGCCAGCGCCTATCCGCGCGCCTTCGACTTCGCGCGCATGGGCGAGGTGGCGCGCCGCGTCGGCGCGCCGCTGATGGTCGACATGGCCCACATCGCCGGCCTCGTCGCCGGCGGCCAGCACCCCAGCCCCGTGCCGCACGCCGACTTCGTCACCACCACCACGCACAAGACCCTCCGCGGGCCGCGCGGCGGCATGGTGATGTGCCGCGAGCAGTACGCCAAAGACCTCGATCGCGCGGTGTTCCCGGGCGTGCAGGGCGGGCCGCTGATGCACGTCATCGCCGCCAAGGCGGTGTGCTTCCGCGAGGCCGCGACCCCGGAGTTTGCGGCTTACCAGAAGCAGCTGGTCACCAACGCCAAGCGCCTCGCTGCCGCCATGACCGCTTCCGGATTTCGCATCGTCAGCGGCGGCACCGACAATCACATCGTCCTGGTGGACGTGTTCTCCAAGGGCATTACCGGCAAGGTCGCGGAGGCGGCGCTGGGACAGGCCGGGATCACGGTCAACAAGAACGCGATCCCGTTCGACCGGAATCCGCCGATGGTGGCGAGCGGCGTGCGCCTCGGCACGCCGGCGGTGACCACGCGCGGCATGGGCGAAGCGGAAATGGATCTGATCGCCGGCTTCATCACGCGGGCGCTGGCCACACCAGAGGATGCGCGCGCGCTGACGATGATCAAGGCGGAAGTCGAGCAGCTGTGCCGGAAGTTCCCGCTCTACCCGGAACGCCGGGGCTAG
- a CDS encoding helicase C-terminal domain-containing protein, which yields MPEVPALPGTPGLVAAVEAAFADDGVLARAVDQFEPRAGQRAMALAVAETLRDGGVLLAEAGTGTGKTLAYLVPAILSRQRVLISTGTKNLQEQIYFKDLPVLREALGVPFKAAYMKGRANYLCLHRLDQLRASPAVPHDFVSMVDEWRRVTETGDRAELRELPEDSATWHDVSATADTCLGNDCPQYQECYVTRMRQRAAESDIVIVNHHLLCADASVRQSSYGEVIPECHYAVLDEAHQLEDVATQYFGIAVSNYRVDDLVRDGERGLNLGAIEDADGDIRRALRRVDDHAREFFGRLAMARQSRGPSTSLRAGGFGEERLRIGPDWFGDIIDDGLGLVSGLNAVERDLERVAGSAAGPGSVANEEAATLARRAAELRDNLQFLLEAANPAFVYFLETRHRGVFLRAAPIDVSAIIREQLLDKMRATVLTSATLTVAGSFEYVKRRLGAHDAADLRVPSEFDFTEQAILYLPRQMPPPKSPEYGDAVAREVLDLLRRTEGRAFVLFTSYAMLRSVRDRIELELPYPLIVQGSAPRSVLLTQFRATPNAVLFATSSFWQGVDVVGEQLSCVIIDKLPFASPGDPITAARIEAITAEGGDAFQEYQVPLAILAMLQGLGRLIRHRSDRGVLAVLDPRLRTMGYGRRFLDSFPPAPVTQSPEAVTRFFAV from the coding sequence GTGCCGGAAGTTCCCGCTCTACCCGGAACGCCGGGGCTAGTCGCCGCCGTCGAGGCGGCGTTTGCCGACGACGGCGTGCTGGCGCGGGCGGTCGATCAGTTCGAGCCCCGCGCGGGCCAGCGCGCCATGGCGCTGGCCGTCGCCGAGACGCTGCGCGACGGCGGCGTGCTGCTCGCCGAAGCCGGCACCGGCACCGGCAAGACGCTGGCCTACCTCGTACCGGCCATCCTGAGCCGCCAGCGGGTGCTGATCTCGACCGGCACCAAGAACCTCCAGGAACAGATCTACTTCAAGGACCTGCCGGTATTGCGCGAGGCGCTGGGCGTGCCGTTCAAGGCCGCCTACATGAAGGGCCGCGCCAACTACCTGTGCCTCCACCGGCTCGACCAGCTGCGGGCGTCGCCGGCGGTTCCGCACGACTTCGTGTCGATGGTGGACGAGTGGCGGCGGGTCACCGAGACGGGCGATCGCGCCGAGCTGCGCGAGCTGCCGGAAGACTCGGCCACCTGGCACGACGTCTCGGCCACCGCCGACACCTGCCTCGGCAACGACTGCCCGCAATACCAGGAGTGCTACGTCACCCGCATGCGCCAGCGCGCGGCGGAGTCGGACATCGTGATCGTGAATCACCACCTGCTATGCGCCGACGCCTCGGTGCGGCAGAGCAGCTACGGCGAGGTGATCCCCGAGTGCCACTACGCGGTGCTGGACGAGGCGCACCAGCTCGAGGACGTCGCGACGCAGTACTTCGGCATTGCCGTCAGCAACTATCGGGTCGATGACCTGGTGCGCGACGGCGAGCGCGGGCTGAACCTCGGCGCGATCGAGGATGCCGATGGCGACATCCGGCGGGCGCTGCGGCGGGTGGACGATCACGCGCGCGAGTTCTTCGGCCGGCTGGCCATGGCCCGGCAATCGCGCGGCCCTTCGACTTCGCTCAGGGCAGGCGGCTTCGGCGAAGAACGGCTGCGCATCGGCCCCGACTGGTTCGGCGACATCATCGACGACGGCCTCGGGCTGGTCAGCGGCCTCAACGCCGTCGAACGCGACCTGGAGCGGGTCGCCGGGTCGGCCGCCGGCCCCGGCAGCGTCGCCAACGAGGAGGCGGCCACGCTGGCCCGCCGTGCCGCGGAACTCCGCGACAACCTGCAGTTCCTGCTCGAGGCGGCGAACCCGGCGTTTGTCTACTTCCTGGAGACGCGCCACCGCGGCGTCTTCCTGCGCGCCGCGCCGATCGACGTCTCGGCGATCATCCGCGAGCAGTTGCTCGACAAGATGCGCGCCACCGTGCTCACCTCGGCGACGCTCACCGTCGCGGGCTCGTTCGAGTACGTGAAGCGGCGCCTCGGCGCGCACGACGCCGCCGACCTGCGGGTGCCGTCGGAATTCGACTTCACGGAGCAGGCCATCCTCTACCTGCCGCGGCAGATGCCGCCGCCGAAGTCCCCGGAGTACGGCGACGCGGTGGCGCGCGAGGTGCTCGACCTGCTGCGGCGCACCGAAGGCCGCGCCTTCGTCCTGTTCACGAGCTACGCCATGCTGCGCTCCGTGCGCGACCGCATCGAGCTCGAGCTCCCCTACCCGCTGATCGTGCAGGGGTCGGCGCCGCGCAGCGTGCTGCTGACGCAGTTCCGGGCGACGCCGAACGCCGTGCTGTTTGCCACCTCGTCGTTCTGGCAGGGCGTGGACGTGGTCGGCGAGCAATTGAGCTGCGTGATCATCGACAAGCTGCCGTTCGCCTCGCCGGGCGATCCGATCACCGCCGCCCGCATCGAGGCGATCACCGCCGAGGGCGGCGACGCCTTCCAGGAATACCAGGTCCCCCTCGCCATCCTGGCGATGCTGCAGGGGTTGGGCCGCCTGATCCGCCACCGCAGCGACCGCGGCGTGCTGGCCGTGCTCGATCCGCGACTGCGGACGATGGGCTACGGCCGCCGCTTCCTGGACTCGTTCCCCCCGGCCCCGGTGACCCAGAGCCCGGAGGCGGTGACCCGTTTTTTCGCCGTCTGA